A window of the Apodemus sylvaticus chromosome 15, mApoSyl1.1, whole genome shotgun sequence genome harbors these coding sequences:
- the Tssk1b gene encoding testis-specific serine/threonine-protein kinase 1 — MDDAAVLKRRGYIMGINLGEGSYAKVKSAYSERLKFNVAVKIIDRKKAPTDFLEKFLPREIEILAMLNHRSIVKTYEIFETSDGKVYIVMELGVQGDLLEFIKTRGALQEDDARKKFHQLSSAIKYCHDLDVVHRDLKCENLLLDKDFNIKLSDFGFSKRCLRDDSGRLTLSKTFCGSAAYAAPEVLQGIPYQPKVYDIWSLGVILYIMVCGSMPYDDSNIKKMLRIQKEHRVNFPRSKHLTGECKDLIYRMLQPDVNRRLHIDEILSHCWVQPKARGLSSGAINKEGESSRATEPSWTPEPGADKKSATKLEPREEARSEAQSETKPQEDTVQVARQSENVGLSSEMNRDAEEGHPQQPSETHT, encoded by the coding sequence ATGGATGACGCTGCCGTCCTCAAGCGACGAGGCTACATCATGGGGATAAACTTGGGAGAGGGCTCGTATGCCAAAGTCAAATCCGCTTACTCTGAGCGCCTAAAGTTCAACGTGGCGGTCAAGATCATCGATCGCAAGAAAGCCCCCACGGACTTCCTGGAGAAATTCCTTCCCCGGGAGATTGAGATTCTGGCCATGCTAAACCACCGCTCTATTGTCAAGACCTATGAGATCTTTGAGACATCAGATGGCAAGGTCTACATTGTCATGGAGCTTGGGGTCCAGGGTGACCTCCTGGAATTCATCAAAACCAGAGGAGCCCTGCAAGAGGATGATGCTCGAAAGAAGTTCCACCAGCTCTCCTCGGCCATCAAGTACTGCCACGACCTGGATGTCGTCCACCGAGACCTCAAATGCGAGAACCTTCTGCTCGACAAGGACTTCAACATCAAACTGTCTGACTTCGGCTTCTCCAAGCGCTGCTTGCGGGATGATAGTGGTCGACTGACATTAAGCAAGACCTTCTGTGGGTCAGCAGCTTATGCGGCCCCCGAGGTGCTGCAGGGCATCCCCTACCAGCCCAAGGTGTATGACATCTGGAGCCTGGGTGTGATCCTCTACATCATGGTCTGTGGCTCCATGCCCTACGATGACTCCAACATCAAAAAGATGCTGCGCATCCAGAAGGAGCACCGAGTCAACTTCCCACGCTCTAAACACCTGACTGGTGAGTGCAAGGACCTCATCTACCGAATGTTACAGCCAGATGTCAACCGGCGGCTGCACATTGATGAGATCCTCAGCCACTGCTGGGTGCAGCCCAAGGCACGAGGTCTGTCCTCTGGAGCCATCAACAAGGAGGGGGAAAGCTCCCGGGCCACTGAGCCCTCATGGACCCCTGAACCTGGTGCTGATAAGAAGTCTGCCACCAAGTTGGAGCCTAGGGAAGAGGCACGATCTGAGGCCCAGTCTGAGACAAAACCCCAGGAAGATACTGTGCAGGTGGCCAGGCAGTCAGAGAACGTGGGCCTCAGCAGCGAAATGAACAGGGACGCAGAGGAAGGGCACCCCCAACAACCTTCAGAGACACATACTTAG
- the LOC127665554 gene encoding 60S ribosomal protein L29-like produces the protein MAKSKNHTTHNQSRKWHRNGIKKPRSQRYESLKGVGPKFLRNMFFAKKHNKKGLKKMQANNAKAVSAPAEAIKALVKPQAVKPKMPKGPSRKLCCLAFIAHPMLGKWIRSYVAKGHRLCQPKPKVQTKAEATAPTKAQASAPAPKGAQAPVKAP, from the coding sequence ATGGCCAAGTCcaagaaccacaccacacacaatcaATCCCgcaaatggcacagaaatggcatcaagaaaccCCGGTCACAAAGATATGAATCTCTTAAGGGGGTCGGccccaagttcctgaggaacatgttctttgccaagaagcacaacaagaaaggcctgaagaagatgcaggccaacaatgcaaaggcagtgagtgcgcccgcagaggccatcaaggccctGGTGAAGCCTCAGGCCGTCAAAcccaagatgccaaagggccccAGCCGCAAACTCTGCTGCCTGGCTTTCATCGCTCACCCCATGCTTGGGAAGTGGATTCGAAGCTATGTGGCCAAGGGGCATAGGCTCTGCCAACCAAAGCCCAAGGTTCAAACCAAGGCGGAGGCCACAGCTCCAACTAAGGCCCAGGCGTCAGCTCCAGCTCCCAAAGGTGCCCAGGCCCCTGTGAAGGCCCCATAG